A region of Plantactinospora sp. BC1 DNA encodes the following proteins:
- the secA2 gene encoding accessory Sec system translocase SecA2 gives MGVSQRLKTRVRRFLQRPGTTVDLAPLEKLLPTIEAREEDLTELSDEELTEAAGRAEDFVEICAVGREAARRGLDQRPYDVQLLGAMSLLAGKVAEMATGEGKTLTATIAAYGHVRRGNGPVHVLTVNDYLARRDAEWMEPVYRLLGLSVGWVTEASTREDRQAAYACDVTYVSVSEAGFDFLRDQLVTDIDDRVQPPLTTAIVDEADSILIDEARVPMVLAGAVPGEQDPVHQAAAVVRGLRAGRHYTVADDGRSVAFTDAGLAEVESRLGGVDLYDDEHVEQLSAVNVALHAHALLHRDVDYIVRNDGVELIDEMRGRVAQRRRWPDGLQAAVEAKEGLDATAEGEVLGTITVQAYVALYKTVCGMTATAVLVGDQLREFFSLEVAVIPPNTPCVRIDDPDRIYATRGEKEEALIQEIQEQHETGRPVLIGTLDVQESERLAEALREAGVPCTVLNAKNDAEEAAIIAEAGKYGAVTVSTQMAGRGVDIRLGGSDQADRDRVAELGGLFVIGSGRHDSRRVDDQLRGRAGRQGDPGRSVFFVSLEDNLVVRHAPDAIPPSPRMNADGLVTDEQVDFAVEHAQRIAEGVNHEIHRNTWRYSVVIEQQRKALAERRERLLTTEVAAQMLTERFPERAKEMDEELLSRVGRSIALYHLDRLWAQHLAELSEVREGVHLRALGRLDPLDEFHRSAVPAFNALVPEIETRTVETFEENEFDDDWQPGEGELARPSATWTYLVHDNPFGSELDRLIAAVGRRLSSSPR, from the coding sequence ATGGGTGTGTCGCAACGGTTGAAGACCAGGGTCCGGCGTTTCCTCCAGCGTCCGGGCACCACAGTTGATCTGGCGCCGCTGGAGAAGCTGCTGCCCACGATCGAGGCGCGGGAGGAGGACCTCACCGAGCTCAGCGACGAGGAACTCACCGAGGCCGCCGGTAGGGCCGAGGACTTCGTCGAGATCTGCGCGGTGGGCCGCGAGGCCGCCCGGCGCGGGCTCGACCAGCGGCCGTACGACGTCCAGCTGCTCGGCGCCATGTCGCTGCTGGCCGGCAAGGTCGCCGAGATGGCCACCGGTGAAGGCAAGACGCTGACCGCGACGATCGCCGCGTACGGGCACGTCCGGCGGGGCAACGGGCCGGTGCACGTGCTCACCGTCAACGACTACCTGGCCCGCCGGGACGCCGAGTGGATGGAGCCGGTCTACCGGCTGCTCGGGCTGAGCGTCGGCTGGGTGACCGAGGCGTCCACCCGGGAGGACCGCCAGGCGGCGTACGCCTGCGACGTCACCTACGTCTCGGTCAGCGAGGCCGGCTTCGACTTCCTCCGCGACCAGCTCGTCACCGACATCGACGACCGGGTGCAGCCGCCGCTGACCACCGCGATCGTGGACGAGGCCGACTCCATCCTGATCGACGAGGCCCGGGTGCCGATGGTGCTGGCCGGCGCGGTGCCGGGCGAGCAGGACCCGGTGCACCAGGCCGCTGCGGTGGTCCGTGGGCTGCGGGCCGGGCGGCACTACACGGTCGCCGACGACGGCCGCAGCGTCGCCTTCACCGACGCCGGGCTGGCCGAGGTCGAGTCCCGGCTCGGCGGCGTCGACCTCTACGACGACGAGCACGTCGAGCAGCTCTCCGCGGTCAACGTCGCGCTGCACGCGCACGCGCTGCTGCACCGGGACGTCGACTACATCGTCCGCAACGACGGGGTCGAGCTGATCGACGAGATGCGCGGCCGGGTCGCCCAGCGCCGCCGCTGGCCGGACGGGCTCCAGGCCGCCGTCGAGGCGAAGGAGGGGCTCGACGCCACCGCCGAGGGTGAGGTGCTCGGCACCATCACCGTGCAGGCATACGTCGCGCTCTACAAGACCGTCTGCGGGATGACCGCCACGGCGGTGCTGGTCGGCGACCAGTTGCGGGAGTTCTTCTCGCTGGAGGTCGCGGTGATCCCGCCGAACACCCCCTGCGTCCGGATCGACGACCCGGACCGGATCTACGCCACCCGGGGTGAGAAGGAAGAGGCGCTGATCCAGGAGATCCAGGAGCAGCACGAGACCGGCCGCCCGGTGCTGATCGGCACCCTGGACGTGCAGGAGTCGGAGCGGCTCGCCGAGGCGCTGCGCGAGGCCGGGGTGCCGTGCACGGTGCTGAACGCCAAGAACGACGCCGAGGAGGCGGCGATCATCGCCGAGGCCGGCAAGTACGGCGCGGTGACCGTCTCCACCCAGATGGCCGGCCGGGGTGTCGACATCCGGCTCGGCGGCAGCGACCAGGCCGACCGGGACCGGGTCGCCGAACTCGGCGGCCTCTTCGTGATCGGCAGTGGCCGGCACGACAGCCGGCGGGTCGACGACCAGCTCCGGGGGCGGGCCGGCCGGCAGGGCGACCCGGGCCGCTCGGTCTTCTTCGTCAGCCTTGAGGACAACCTCGTCGTCCGGCACGCCCCGGACGCGATCCCGCCGTCGCCGCGGATGAACGCCGACGGTCTGGTCACCGACGAGCAGGTCGACTTCGCCGTCGAGCACGCCCAGCGGATCGCCGAGGGCGTCAACCACGAGATCCACCGCAACACCTGGCGCTACAGCGTGGTGATCGAGCAGCAGCGCAAGGCGCTGGCCGAGCGCCGGGAGCGACTGCTCACCACCGAGGTGGCGGCGCAGATGCTGACCGAGCGCTTCCCGGAGCGGGCCAAGGAGATGGACGAGGAACTCCTCTCCCGGGTCGGCCGGTCGATCGCGCTCTACCACCTCGACCGGCTCTGGGCGCAGCACCTGGCCGAACTCTCCGAGGTGCGCGAGGGCGTACACCTGCGGGCGCTCGGCCGGCTCGATCCGCTCGACGAGTTCCACCGCTCGGCGGTGCCGGCGTTCAACGCGCTAGTACCGGAGATCGAGACCCGTACGGTGGAGACCTTCGAGGAGAACGAGTTCGACGACGACTGGCAGCCGGGCGAGGGTGAGCTGGCTCGACCCAGCGCCACCTGGACCTATCTGGTGCACGACAACCCGTTCGGCTCGGAACTCGACCGGCTGATCGCCGCCGTCGGTCGCCGGCTCAGCTCCAGCCCGCGCTGA
- a CDS encoding GAF and ANTAR domain-containing protein, whose protein sequence is MRTTTEPSTEAPGVLETAALLREVTAGLIASDDFDAALDRLVRTVRDAIPAVSWCGVTVLRAGAPASVAASEPRLGDLDDVRHGSDGPAMTAIRSREMVWSADLRTETRWRPWTGRALALGVRGVLAVPVDVDEHVVGSINLYAREPGVLTASQQLTAMLLAEHVGLLLGAVRDRSRQTELADAADDTLSAGQVIDQAVGVIMTQRGCPATEALRVLRSASAALAIPLRDVAERLVTSVARRRDN, encoded by the coding sequence CTGAGGACGACGACGGAGCCGTCGACCGAAGCCCCGGGCGTGCTGGAGACCGCCGCCCTGCTCCGCGAAGTGACTGCCGGACTGATCGCGAGCGACGACTTCGACGCCGCGCTGGACCGGCTGGTACGTACCGTCCGGGACGCCATCCCAGCGGTGAGCTGGTGCGGCGTCACTGTGTTGCGGGCCGGAGCGCCCGCCTCGGTCGCGGCCTCGGAGCCCCGACTCGGCGACCTCGACGACGTCCGGCACGGCTCGGACGGTCCGGCGATGACGGCGATCCGCTCCCGGGAGATGGTCTGGTCGGCGGACCTGCGTACCGAGACCCGGTGGCGGCCGTGGACCGGCCGGGCGCTGGCGCTGGGCGTACGCGGGGTGCTCGCCGTACCGGTCGACGTCGACGAGCACGTGGTCGGGTCGATCAACCTGTACGCCCGCGAGCCCGGCGTGCTGACCGCCAGTCAACAGCTCACCGCGATGCTGCTCGCCGAACACGTCGGGTTGCTGCTCGGCGCGGTGCGGGACCGGTCCCGGCAGACCGAGCTCGCCGACGCGGCCGACGACACGCTCTCGGCCGGTCAGGTCATCGACCAGGCGGTGGGGGTTATCATGACCCAACGTGGCTGTCCGGCCACGGAGGCGCTACGGGTGTTGCGGTCCGCCTCGGCGGCGCTGGCCATTCCGTTGCGGGACGTGGCCGAGCGGCTGGTCACCTCGGTGGCCCGTCGTCGCGACAACTGA
- a CDS encoding DUF2231 domain-containing protein codes for MQSRLRVHGHPIQPMLVTFPFGLFVCATVFDLADVVGGPAILGLVGYWTAVAALVAGGLATAAGMIDLWDVPGDPTRRTAITFNLVNAAVAVLFVFACLIRSGVPEHGANAGLVAVELLGLLVGAVGVRLGGSLVRQFDQGRTEPTSFDGFGPPASSVAGGFGRRRGG; via the coding sequence ATGCAGAGCCGCCTACGGGTGCACGGTCATCCGATCCAGCCGATGCTGGTGACCTTTCCGTTCGGCCTGTTCGTCTGCGCCACGGTCTTCGACCTGGCCGACGTGGTCGGCGGCCCGGCGATCCTCGGGCTGGTCGGCTACTGGACGGCGGTGGCGGCGCTGGTCGCGGGCGGTCTCGCCACGGCGGCCGGCATGATCGATCTCTGGGACGTGCCCGGTGATCCGACCCGGCGCACCGCTATCACCTTCAACCTGGTGAACGCCGCCGTGGCGGTGCTCTTCGTCTTCGCCTGCCTGATCAGGTCCGGCGTGCCGGAGCACGGGGCGAACGCCGGCCTGGTCGCGGTCGAGCTGCTCGGCCTGCTGGTGGGCGCGGTCGGGGTACGGCTCGGCGGCAGCCTGGTGCGGCAGTTCGACCAGGGGCGTACCGAGCCGACGAGCTTCGACGGGTTCGGCCCGCCGGCCAGTTCGGTCGCCGGGGGCTTCGGCCGACGTCGCGGCGGCTGA